The nucleotide window ATTGACCGGTATTGCAGCAGATGGTTTCCACTGATCTGGCAATCATCCCCAAAACCGCAGCCAGATCACACTGCCCCACACTACCGCAAACAGCAGCAGGGTCATAAACACCGCCGCAGAGCCAAAATCCTTGGCGTGTTTGGCAAACTCATCGTTATGGGTACCAATGCGGTCTACCGCCGCTTCGATGGCCGAGTTAAATAGCTCCGCAATCAGAATCAGCAGCAAAGAAGCGAACATCAATAGGAACTGCACAAGACTCTGCGACAGCAGATACGCCACCGGAAGCAGCGCCAAACCCAGCAACACTTCGGTACGAAATGCTTCTTCGTTTTTAAAACAGGCGCGCAGCCCTTGCAATGAGTAACGAGTAGCACCCAGCACCCGGCGGCGGAACCAACCGGTACGATCCAGTTTTTCAAGCGCTTGCTGCATGGCTTCACGAGCGGCGTCAGTGCGCTCATTCATAGCCTGACGGGCGGCATCTGCCCGTTCAGTCATGGCCTGTTTAGCAGCATC belongs to bacterium SCSIO 12696 and includes:
- a CDS encoding diacylglycerol kinase codes for the protein MQQALEKLDRTGWFRRRVLGATRYSLQGLRACFKNEEAFRTEVLLGLALLPVAYLLSQSLVQFLLMFASLLLILIAELFNSAIEAAVDRIGTHNDEFAKHAKDFGSAAVFMTLLLFAVVWGSVIWLRFWG